In a genomic window of Mercenaria mercenaria strain notata chromosome 19, MADL_Memer_1, whole genome shotgun sequence:
- the LOC123542607 gene encoding uncharacterized protein LOC123542607: MNMSIVTENANETSLVFQAGTVTGTGDWLLNVTTTVDPDKHLEIAKHLTADDKSTTTLSNIVKQIVLQSTTEIAQNLQDLTTRTFALENYSQPEVTIRKPEVLSESDSFGTAEKVVVGAAVIVACLALTGILLRLLGPYFRSKSASKDNEEEKINPPDLFISKLSYTNLGADIESQSSGTGNSSSQDCSQSTGSSPVTDWSELSKSSTGSRSSSEDSEENMSGKHKTNVKKSGKMRGGHSSTSLSTTCSIEDRNSAKGSPALRKKLTDEQMSIISTQSLEPLRMEQQYRDRWDDQFDPCGSLPRGNLSYHSHPSESRLSVSSMSSGGSYPTFPIPSKELVRQIHMDKERRYPSNAPAVKKEKHVRLSPPYR; encoded by the exons atgaacatgtCAATAGTTACTGAGAATGCAAATGAAACCAGTCTAGTTTTTCAAGCTGGGACTGTGACTGGTACAGGAGACTGGTTATTAAATGTTACAACAACAGTAGACCCCGACAAACATTTGGAAATAGCTAAGCATTTAACAGCAGACGACAAAAGTACTACAACATTATCAAACATAGTAAAACAAATTGTGTTACAGTCTACAACAGAAATTGCTCAAAATCTACAAGATCTTACTACAAGAACATTCGCTTTGGAGAATTATTCTCAACCGGAAGTGACGATTAGAAAACCGGAAGTCTTATCCGAAAGTGATAGTTTTGGAACAGCAGAGAAAGTTGTGGTTGGTGCAGCTGTTATTGTAGCGTGTTTAGCTTTGACTGGAATATTACTAAGACTTTTAGGGCCTTACTTTCGATCTAAAAGTGCAAGTAAAGATAACGAAGAGGAGAAAATAAACCCACCtgatttatttatatcaaaattaag TTACACCAACCTCGGTGCAGACATTGAATCACAGTCAAGCGGAACCGGAAACTCATCAAGTCAAGATTGCTCACAGTCCACCGGAAGTAGTCCCGTGACAGACTGGTCTGAATTATCTAAAAGTTCAACCGGAAGTCGATCTTCTTCCGAGGACTCCGAAGAAAACATGTCgggaaaacataaaacaaacgttAAAAAGTCTGGCAAAATGCGTGGAGGGCATTCGTCTACATCTCTATCTACCACATGTAGCATTGAGGACAG AAATTCTGCAAAAGGTTCACCAGCTTTACGTAAGAAGCTCACAGATGAACAAATGTCAATAATATCTACACAATC GTTAGAACCTCTAAGAATGGAGCAGCAATATAGAGACCGTTGGGACGACCAGTTTGATCCCTGTGGCTCCCTACCAAGAGG aaatctCAGTTATCACAGTCATCCGTCGGAAAGCCGACTGAGTGTCAGTTCCATGAGTTCCGGCGGTTCATATCCGACATTCCCCATACCATCCAAAGAACTCGTACGACAAATTCACATGGACAAAGAGAG GAGATATCCATCAAATGCGCCGGCGGTAAA GAAGGAGAAACATGTGCGGCTATCACCACCTTACCGATAA